From one Acidobacteriota bacterium genomic stretch:
- a CDS encoding DUF1338 domain-containing protein — MASVTGGALRTALDKLIGAARTDQLFEVLVVSPALRGDGGRRISRAVLAQALNMLLFEDLIERVPAARDYVEHCLSHGKTIMHDHGAVRTVALAGMGNLPAGEEAITRLLRPLGYALNGVYPLERLRMTGRSYAQIDFPEGIAQFFISELHPERFSAEFQAAMGRVAMTSTDPLSRSALDLLGELEATQSLELDDAVVLLPVLVSCFGRQHKEVALADYELLLAESSEAAWISTEGNAFNHVTDRVVDVDRLAAEQKTLGQPMKAAVETSQSGRVRQTAFHAARVLRTFHMPGGSVEQKEVPGSFLEFITRLPLPQEESGEKRLDLSFDSSNAQAIFKMTATAKS, encoded by the coding sequence ATGGCATCTGTAACTGGTGGGGCTTTGCGAACGGCTCTCGACAAGTTGATTGGGGCGGCGCGGACAGATCAATTATTCGAAGTTCTCGTTGTCAGCCCCGCTCTGCGTGGGGATGGCGGGCGGCGAATATCGAGAGCGGTTCTGGCACAGGCCCTCAATATGCTCCTCTTTGAAGACTTGATAGAGCGCGTGCCCGCAGCGAGAGACTACGTCGAACATTGCCTGTCTCACGGAAAAACCATCATGCACGACCATGGAGCGGTTCGCACGGTTGCCTTGGCGGGCATGGGGAATCTGCCTGCCGGGGAAGAGGCGATTACACGGCTCTTGCGTCCGCTTGGTTATGCGCTCAACGGAGTGTACCCGCTGGAGCGATTGCGGATGACGGGACGCTCCTATGCTCAGATTGATTTTCCGGAAGGGATTGCGCAGTTCTTCATCAGCGAGCTTCATCCAGAGCGGTTCTCCGCGGAATTTCAGGCGGCGATGGGCCGCGTCGCGATGACGTCAACAGATCCATTGTCGCGTAGCGCGCTCGACCTGTTGGGAGAGCTGGAAGCTACGCAATCGTTGGAGCTGGATGACGCCGTAGTTCTGCTGCCGGTTCTCGTCTCCTGCTTTGGCCGCCAGCATAAGGAAGTTGCGTTGGCGGACTATGAACTGTTGCTGGCAGAGTCCTCCGAAGCGGCGTGGATTTCAACTGAGGGCAACGCATTCAACCACGTCACCGATCGTGTGGTGGATGTAGATCGACTGGCAGCCGAACAGAAGACGCTTGGACAGCCGATGAAAGCGGCTGTCGAGACATCGCAGTCCGGCAGAGTACGCCAGACTGCATTTCATGCCGCGCGCGTTTTGAGAACGTTCCATATGCCAGGCGGGAGCGTCGAGCAGAAAGAGGTTCCCGGGTCCTTTCTGGAGTTCATCACCCGGTTGCCGTTGCCACAGGAAGAATCAGGGGAGAAGCGATTGGATTTGAGTTTTGATAGTTCCAATGCGCAGGCCATTTTCAAGATGACTGCAACGGCGAAATCGTAA
- a CDS encoding TonB-dependent receptor: MPLKHTVRISLVCLLFLCSSFVRGQATTSLGGRVTDAAGAVVPGASVRLTRTTTGSSRSGITNGSGDYQFSQLAPGRYELTISSQGFTTQKKTGIELLVSQPATINVALSVATVSSDVTVSADIQPTLNTTDATLGNAFSQEQIVNLPSEARNVPDLLSLQPGVTFMGRTDSDTGTASNGNTSSDSRSGTVNGGRSDQSNITLDGVDVNDINNGYAFTSVLRVSQDAVGEFRVTTSNPNAQDGRSSGAQVALVTRSGTNNFHGAVYAYNRNNLFHANDFFNKQTQLANGQPNVPLKLIRNVFGASVGGPIKKQNAFFFLNYEGRRDTQGFTSKGTTVPTPSYRAGELKYCTVNSNCPPAGIYTLTPAVLKAMDPQGIGVNSAVLALLNTYPLPNDKTVGDGLNNQGYSFSYVTKRSYNGYTGRLDWDVRGNGKHMLFWRGNLQNDHEPGGPKFPGQPGQNTLLTNSKGFAAGYTELLSSNLVNNLVFGLTRQGFSNKGLLSGPYVTLQSITSLIPTTSSNSTIAPVYNLADNLSWTKHNHNLAFGTNIRFIETRTSSNSLSYSNATGTYQYLNPQAIAGGGGSFDPGAYGTLYPAVPSKYRGNYNGSLMGIVGIINVGNVTYNTTKDGSTLPVGAPVARDYRWNEYEFFAQDSWKVLSNLTLTYGLRYSYLQAPAETTGTQVGICQVVGSTCGSGNFSLTQFVNQSAQLAGSGKAASGAGELGFPLNGRYNGKPDYWTPEKTNISPRFALAFSPNPDSGFLNKLLGNGKSSIRAGYSLVFDHFGAAIVDNFVNEGSFGLATTLQTSAGALKIGNAPRFTGVNNVPQSLLPPPPKIGFPGIPVQSGPTSGAIYWSQDSAIKTPYSHVVDFSVSREIRNGSSLELIYVGRFAHRLLEQQDVAMPTNLSVGGTSYFAAAAQMSKMARANGGNGVDVSTVQPIGYWEQLFGALGGQDIGFGPGFTATQNIYQLYQQNLYNEANALYALDMPDAATGAGINPNGTYPSNRYYHDQFSALYAWRSIGNSNYNALQVVYRQRFGLGLQADFNYTYSKSLDATSQAERLGSSGSTNSAQIINTWAPDQLYGPSDFDLRHQINTNYIWKLPFGRGQKFGSSISRFADLLIGGWQTTGIVRWTSGFPFQVNNGSNYPTNYDIQGFATQIGKIPSGRGKLQQRFADPAAVLAAFDFALPGESGTRNPLRGDGYFEEDAGLEKAFSVNEHMKVKAGIELFNVTNSVRFDAKSISARIDSTNSFGNATSLLTNPRLAQFHARVEF, translated from the coding sequence ATGCCTTTGAAGCACACTGTACGCATATCCCTTGTCTGTCTGCTTTTTCTCTGCTCCTCTTTTGTCAGGGGGCAGGCAACAACTTCCTTAGGAGGCCGCGTAACGGATGCCGCGGGCGCTGTTGTCCCCGGAGCTTCGGTCAGGCTCACGCGTACGACGACGGGCTCCAGCCGGTCAGGCATTACGAACGGCAGTGGCGACTACCAGTTCTCGCAACTCGCTCCCGGACGCTACGAATTGACCATCAGCTCGCAGGGGTTCACCACACAGAAGAAGACCGGTATCGAGCTTCTTGTAAGCCAGCCCGCCACCATCAACGTAGCTCTAAGCGTTGCTACGGTCTCGTCCGATGTAACGGTGAGCGCCGATATTCAGCCGACCTTGAATACAACGGATGCAACGCTAGGCAATGCCTTTTCCCAGGAACAGATTGTAAATTTGCCAAGCGAAGCGAGAAACGTTCCTGACCTGCTGAGTCTGCAACCGGGCGTTACGTTTATGGGCCGCACCGATTCCGATACTGGCACCGCGTCAAACGGCAACACCAGCAGCGACTCACGTAGCGGAACGGTGAACGGAGGGCGTTCGGACCAGTCGAACATCACACTCGATGGCGTCGACGTGAATGACATCAACAACGGCTACGCGTTCACCAGCGTATTGCGCGTGTCGCAGGACGCCGTCGGCGAGTTTCGCGTAACGACGAGCAATCCGAATGCACAGGACGGCCGCTCATCCGGAGCCCAGGTTGCGCTTGTCACTCGGAGTGGAACCAACAACTTTCATGGCGCAGTCTATGCGTATAACCGGAACAACCTGTTTCACGCAAACGACTTCTTCAACAAACAAACACAACTGGCCAATGGTCAGCCAAACGTTCCGCTAAAGCTCATTCGCAATGTGTTTGGCGCATCCGTCGGTGGGCCAATCAAAAAACAAAACGCATTCTTCTTCCTCAACTATGAGGGACGGCGCGACACCCAGGGCTTTACTTCGAAGGGCACGACAGTTCCAACGCCTAGTTATCGCGCCGGTGAATTGAAGTATTGCACCGTAAATTCAAACTGCCCTCCAGCGGGTATTTACACTCTGACTCCAGCAGTTTTAAAGGCTATGGATCCCCAAGGAATCGGGGTTAACTCTGCTGTTTTGGCGTTACTGAATACATATCCTTTGCCGAATGACAAAACTGTAGGTGACGGACTTAACAATCAGGGATACAGCTTTTCCTACGTCACCAAGCGCAGCTACAACGGCTATACTGGACGGCTCGACTGGGACGTTCGAGGCAACGGGAAACACATGCTCTTCTGGCGAGGAAATCTGCAGAACGACCACGAACCCGGTGGCCCGAAATTTCCAGGACAACCAGGACAAAATACGTTGCTAACCAATAGCAAAGGGTTCGCCGCAGGCTATACGGAGCTGCTCAGCAGCAATCTGGTCAACAATCTCGTGTTCGGCCTTACACGTCAGGGCTTCAGTAATAAAGGGCTGTTGTCCGGGCCCTATGTCACGCTACAGAGCATCACGTCGTTGATTCCGACAACCTCGTCCAACTCAACGATCGCGCCAGTCTATAACCTGGCTGACAATCTCAGTTGGACGAAGCATAACCACAACCTGGCGTTCGGCACCAATATCAGGTTTATTGAGACACGCACGTCCAGCAACTCACTTTCCTATTCCAACGCAACCGGAACCTACCAGTATCTGAACCCGCAAGCAATCGCTGGCGGTGGCGGCTCATTTGACCCGGGAGCCTATGGGACTCTGTATCCTGCGGTTCCCAGTAAATATAGGGGAAACTATAACGGCAGCCTGATGGGTATCGTCGGCATCATCAACGTTGGAAATGTTACCTACAACACCACAAAAGATGGCTCCACACTGCCAGTCGGCGCTCCCGTCGCGCGAGATTACCGCTGGAACGAATACGAGTTTTTCGCGCAGGACAGTTGGAAGGTACTCAGCAACCTGACTCTCACCTATGGCCTGAGGTACTCCTACCTCCAGGCCCCGGCTGAGACGACAGGGACGCAGGTTGGCATTTGCCAGGTCGTCGGCAGCACATGTGGATCGGGTAACTTCTCGCTGACACAGTTTGTCAATCAGAGTGCTCAGTTGGCTGGTTCCGGCAAAGCGGCCAGTGGTGCAGGAGAGCTGGGGTTTCCGCTGAACGGACGCTACAACGGCAAGCCCGATTACTGGACACCCGAAAAGACAAACATCAGCCCACGCTTTGCGCTGGCATTCTCGCCTAACCCGGACTCCGGGTTCTTGAACAAGCTGCTTGGCAATGGTAAGAGCAGTATCCGGGCAGGCTACTCTCTCGTGTTCGATCACTTCGGCGCCGCCATCGTCGATAACTTCGTCAACGAGGGATCGTTCGGTCTTGCGACCACCCTTCAGACCAGCGCCGGCGCATTGAAGATCGGGAATGCACCTCGTTTCACCGGCGTCAACAATGTTCCGCAAAGCCTGCTTCCTCCTCCTCCGAAGATAGGTTTCCCCGGCATCCCGGTGCAAAGCGGCCCAACGAGCGGAGCCATCTACTGGTCTCAGGACTCGGCGATTAAGACGCCGTACTCACATGTTGTCGATTTCTCCGTCTCGCGCGAGATTCGCAATGGGTCTTCGCTTGAATTGATCTACGTCGGACGCTTCGCGCATCGTCTGCTTGAGCAGCAGGACGTAGCCATGCCCACAAACCTCTCCGTTGGAGGGACAAGCTATTTTGCCGCGGCGGCGCAGATGTCCAAGATGGCCCGCGCCAATGGCGGCAATGGCGTCGATGTCTCCACTGTCCAGCCTATCGGCTATTGGGAGCAGTTGTTCGGCGCACTTGGCGGGCAGGATATCGGGTTCGGGCCTGGCTTCACGGCAACGCAGAATATCTATCAGCTCTACCAGCAGAATCTATATAACGAAGCCAATGCGCTGTATGCCCTGGATATGCCGGACGCAGCGACAGGCGCCGGAATCAATCCCAACGGCACCTACCCCTCCAACCGCTACTATCATGACCAGTTCTCCGCGCTCTATGCCTGGAGATCGATCGGCAATTCAAACTACAACGCGCTCCAGGTGGTCTATCGCCAGCGATTTGGTCTGGGCCTGCAGGCCGACTTCAACTACACCTACTCGAAGTCGCTGGATGCAACCTCCCAGGCTGAAAGGCTTGGCTCCTCAGGCTCGACCAATAGCGCTCAGATCATCAACACCTGGGCCCCGGATCAGCTCTACGGCCCCTCGGACTTCGACCTGCGCCACCAGATCAACACAAACTATATCTGGAAGCTGCCCTTCGGCCGCGGTCAGAAGTTCGGTTCGTCCATCTCAAGGTTCGCAGATCTGCTGATAGGTGGATGGCAAACCACGGGCATCGTTCGCTGGACCAGCGGCTTTCCCTTTCAAGTCAATAATGGAAGCAACTACCCGACAAACTACGACATCCAGGGCTTTGCAACGCAGATCGGCAAAATCCCCAGTGGACGCGGAAAGTTGCAACAACGCTTTGCCGATCCTGCCGCCGTTCTTGCGGCATTCGACTTCGCGCTCCCCGGAGAATCGGGAACCAGAAATCCGCTCCGAGGGGACGGCTACTTCGAGGAGGATGCAGGATTGGAAAAAGCATTCTCCGTGAACGAGCATATGAAGGTCAAAGCTGGAATCGAATTGTTCAATGTCACCAATAGCGTGCGGTTTGATGCAAAATCGATCTCCGCTCGCATCGATAGTACAAATAGCTTCGGCAATGCAACGAGCTTGTTGACCAACCCCCGGCTTGCGCAGTTCCACGCACGAGTCGAATTCTAG
- a CDS encoding LysR family transcriptional regulator — MTALPSIACLQSFESVARHGSVSRASVELNLTQSAVSRQIHQIEEMLDVALFERVRQRMVITDAGRLYLKDINRVLVDLKSSTSRVMACGGSANLLNLAVLPTFGTRWLVPRLSGFLHMYPDVTVNFSARSAQFDFELEPFDAAIHYGSPSWPGALAYHLMDEETVPVCSPKFEAAQRIRKPTDLNRTVLLHQSTRTEAWAEWFKTMGIDNSHPLRGPRFEQFGMIAQAAVCGIGVALLPKILIEDELVSGRLSPLFAQPVRSANSYYAVVPEAKTTAPLIAAFIQWLIHEAKTADQVFMKKTHKQFKKY; from the coding sequence ATGACCGCACTTCCTTCGATTGCCTGCCTGCAATCTTTTGAGAGCGTTGCCCGACATGGGAGCGTCTCTCGCGCATCCGTCGAGTTGAACCTGACGCAAAGCGCCGTGAGCCGGCAAATTCACCAGATCGAGGAGATGTTGGACGTCGCTCTATTCGAAAGAGTGCGTCAAAGGATGGTCATTACAGACGCAGGCAGGCTTTATCTCAAAGACATCAACAGAGTGCTGGTCGATCTAAAGAGCTCTACCAGCCGGGTCATGGCGTGCGGAGGAAGCGCAAACCTTCTCAATCTTGCCGTGCTGCCCACATTTGGAACGCGATGGTTAGTGCCTCGGCTCTCCGGTTTTCTGCACATGTATCCGGATGTGACGGTAAATTTTTCCGCGCGGTCCGCGCAGTTCGATTTCGAACTTGAGCCTTTTGACGCGGCTATTCACTATGGATCGCCGAGTTGGCCAGGGGCCCTGGCCTACCATCTCATGGATGAAGAGACCGTTCCGGTTTGCAGTCCAAAGTTTGAAGCGGCACAGCGAATCAGGAAGCCCACCGATTTAAACCGTACAGTCCTGTTGCATCAATCAACCCGCACGGAAGCATGGGCGGAGTGGTTCAAAACCATGGGGATTGACAACTCGCATCCGCTTCGGGGGCCGCGCTTTGAGCAATTCGGCATGATCGCACAAGCGGCTGTTTGCGGGATCGGCGTAGCGCTTTTACCCAAAATTCTCATCGAAGATGAGCTTGTCTCGGGCCGGCTCTCTCCCTTGTTTGCTCAGCCCGTCCGGAGCGCAAACTCGTACTATGCGGTCGTGCCTGAAGCCAAGACAACTGCTCCCCTGATTGCCGCATTCATCCAGTGGCTTATCCATGAGGCAAAGACGGCCGATCAAGTGTTCATGAAAAAAACTCATAAACAATTTAAAAAATACTGA